From Epinephelus lanceolatus isolate andai-2023 chromosome 5, ASM4190304v1, whole genome shotgun sequence, the proteins below share one genomic window:
- the LOC117261976 gene encoding uncharacterized protein LOC117261976: MRGVSMGSGASASGGSRPERPGAGVPEPEAARPSTPAGRSTDTLQAQEEAAKPHSHTLEIQSLKSEECNIQTKKREDEEEEKEEEDKKEETTKTAQSPAVTETVAEGEEVSLIFESFLHNNGMLYSCFNHHGNRVYVDEAQKLQPFPKEWYSQGRFITANNEGSGQLQTQASSQPAVREDDRTDSIYIQGKGTVMTYMFEERVNVCRFWDPQSGVWLLLPLQWEVNVDFVKARVQRVMSTLPGLVDQKEITAALRLCNYDPEEVISVYLTMFGEILLQAPPSGDHNYTDLNSFRALLERDRVIEDLRQKLQTKEKEADNLFQRNSYLAREVRYLSEVVQHLNQKLAELEADQQEAREKIRSLLNRRTPSVPPAKTIPKPSVEPDQLRQVSRLTRELNVSNKQLRSTVGQALTDMKNQLEQLRGAVGKMYQVEQEAAGEVEELRSLYRKEAVERKSLYNKLLELQGNIRVFCRCRKSSASSSCMEKTDEQEVVVVQKGNKKKFQFDKVFPQSSTQEDVFAETLPVITSCVDGYNVCILAYGQTGSGKTYTMMGSKDNPGVNIRSIRELLRICAEKEKVSYTLKISMLEIYNDSLNDLLAKSPGAALDIRVQGKSVSVPGLTQIQVQTEADILNVMEMGEKNRKIASTKMNIQSSRSHLVVALEVEGSDKVSGLTSRGTLTLCDLAGSERISKTEAEGQRLVEAAAINKSLTALGQVFSALKCNALHIPFRNSKLTHLLQPCLSGDAKCCVFVNVSPDMKEVVETLSTLQFGSTIRQVSLGKATQNIVPAKNNKTVK, from the exons ATGAGAG GAGTCTCGATGGGCAGCGGAGCGTCAGCCAGTGGGGGATCCCGGCCGGAGAGGCCAGGAGCCGGGGTACCTGAGCCTGAAGCCGCCCGGCCCTCCACACCTGCAGGACGGAGCACAGACACCCTGCAG GCACAAGAGGAGGCAGCGAAGCCTCATAGTCACACTTTGGAGATCCAGTCCTTAAAGAGCGAAGAGTGCAACATACAGacaaagaagagagaagatgaagaggaggagaaggaggaggaggacaagaaagaagaaacaacaaaaactgcCCAGAGTCCAGCTGTTACT GAAACTGTGGCAGAAGGTGAAGAAGTGTCTCTGATTTTTGAGAGCTTCCTCCACAACAATGGGATGCTGTACAGCTGCTTCAACCATCATGGAAACAGAGTTTATGTGGACGAGGCGCAG AAACTGCAGCCATTTCCAAAGGAGTGGTACAGTCAGGGACGCTTCATCACCGCCAACAATGAG GGATCTGGGCAGCTGCAGACTCAGGCCAGCAGCCAGCCAGCGGTCAGAGAGGACGATCGCACCGACAGCATCTACATCCAGGGCAAAGGAACCGTCATGACATACATGTTTGAG GAGAGGGTGAACGTCTGCAGGTTCTGGGACCCTCAGTCAGgtgtgtggctgctgctgccgctgcagTGGGAGGTTAATGTTGATTTTGTCAAAGCCCGAGTTCAACGAGTCATG TCCACTCTGCCAGGTCTGGTGGACCAGAAGGAGATCACAGCAGCACTCAGATTGTGTAACTACGACCCTGAAGAGGTCATCTCAGTCTACCTCACCATGTTCGGAGAAATCCTCCTGCAGGCCCCTCCGAGTGGAGATCACAACTACACCGACCTCAACTCCTTCAG AGCCCTCCTGGAGCGGGACAGGGTCATTGAGGATTTGAGGCAGAAACTCCAAACCAAAGAGAAAGAGGCGGACAATCTCTTCCAGAGGAACAGCTACCTGGCAAGGGAAGTGCGCTACCTTAGTGAAGTCGTCCAGCACCTGAACCAGAAGTTGGCCGAGCTTGAGGCTGATCAGCAGGAGGCGCGAGAGAAGATCCGATCCCTCCTGAACCGCCGGACTCCTTCTGTCCCACCTGCCAAAACCATCCCCAAGCCCTCTGTGGAGCCCGACCAACTCCGCCAGGTGAGCCGGCTGACCCGTGAGCTGAACGTCTCCAACAAGCAGCTGCGATCCACAGTCGGCCAGGCGCTGACTGATATGAAGAACCAGCTGGAGCAGCTGAGGGGGGCTGTGGGGAAGATGTACCAGGTGGAGCAGGAGGCAGccggggaggtggaggagctgcgATCCCTCTACAGGAAGGAGGCGGTGGAGAGGAAGAGCCTGTACAACAAGCTGCTGGAGCTGCAGGGAAACATCCGGGTGTTCTGTCGCTGCAGGAAGAGCTCGGCCTCCAGCTCCTGCATGGAGAAAACCGACGAGCAGGAGGTGGTGGTTGTACAGAAGGGAAATAAGAAGAAGTTCCAGTTTGACAAAGTCTTCCCTcagagcagcacacag GAGGACGTGTTTGCAGAAACTCTGCCGGTGATAACTTCCTGTGTGGACGGATATAATGTCTGTATACTGGCCTACGGACAAACTGGCTCAGGGAAGACGTACACCATGATGGGCAGCAAGGACAACCCTGGAGTCAACATCAG GTCTATACGGGAGCTTCTACGCATCTGTGCAGAAAAAGAGAAGGTCTCCTACACTCTGAAG ATTTCAATGCTGGAGATCTATAACGACAGTCTGAACGACCTTTTGGCCAAAAGCCCCGGCGCTGCTCTGGACATCAGAGTCCAGGGAAAGTCAGTTTCAGTCCCAGGACTGACTCAGATCCAGGTCCAGACCGAGGCCGACATCCTCAACGTCATGGAGATGGGCGAAAAGAACCGAAAGATCGCCTCGACCAAGATGAACATCCAGAG ctctcGGTCTCACCTGGTGGTGGCGCTGGAGGTGGAGGGCTCTGACAAAGTGTCAGGACTGACGTCTCGTGGTACGCTGACCTTGTGCGATCTTGCTGGATCTGAACGAATCTCCAAGACTGAAGCTGAGGGTCAGAGGCTGGTGGAGGCAGCAGCCATCAATAAATCACTGACAGCTCTGGGACAG GTGTTCAGTGCTCTGAAGTGTAATGCCCTCCACATCCCGTTCAGGAACTCTAAGCTCACCCACCTCCTGCAGCCCTGCCTCAGCGGAGACGCAAAG TGCTGCGTCTTCGTGAACGTGAGTCCTGACATGAAGGAAGTGGTGGAAACACTGAGCACGCTGCAGTTTGGCTCCACCATACGGCAGGTTTCACTTGGAAAAGCAACGCAGAACATCGTGCCGGCTAAGAACAACAAGACTGTCAAGTAG
- the znf277 gene encoding zinc finger protein 277, which yields MAACDGSKDGQDSILEPLCFPEQPADGTSAPSLQGVSTELLVCLFCPESVPLQQKDVLLKHLLVEHKLVIADVKLIADLPKYMLYWKGRFLEQPVTDFCSVIKTNSTGPLEKQEDYFLLCDVLPEDRILREKLQQKRLEEVLEQQQQERDDSSFHRLCMFCSEEFTGNRSSLLNHMAREHSFSIGLPDNIVYCNQFLDTLQGKLDNLQCLYCEKTFRDKTTLKDHMRKKAHRRINANNREYDRFYVINYLELGKTWEEVQSEDDRELVDDEDDDWSDWQAHPVSAVCLFCDHQSETMDQIYAHMKEAHGFDLHNLRTELNLRFYQQVKLVNFIRRQIHQSRCYGCQEKFDSRDDVLRHIVAEGHVMKLPDMSTWNQPQYYFPTYENDALLCTLSDSDDEESDETNHSEDVPVIAEDISNLRALKQNSVLNQLLRR from the exons ATGGCCGCCTGTGACGGGAGTAAAGATG GTCAGGACAGCATACTGGAGCCACTGTGTTTTCCAGAGCAGCCAGCTGATGGCACCAGTGCTCCCAGTCTGCAGGGTGTCAGTACAGAGCTGCTGGTGTGTCTCTTCTGTCCTGAGTCCGTCCCTCTGCAGCAGAAAGACGTCCTCCTCAAACACCTGCTGGTGGAGCACAAGCTGGTCATCGCCGACGTCAAACTGATCGCAGACCTCCCAAA GTACATGTTGTATTGGAAAGGCAGATTTTTGGAGCAGCCAGTCACAGATTTCTGCAGCGTGATCAAGACAAACTCCACCGGCCCACTCG AGAAGCAGGAGGACTACTTCCTGCTGTGTGACGTCCTTCCAGAGGACAGAATCCTCCGAGAGAAGCTCCAGCAGAAACGACTG GAGGAGGtgctggagcagcagcagcaggagagagaTGACAGCAGCTTCCACCGTCTCTGCATGTTCTGCAGTGAAGAGTTCACGGGTAACAG GTCGTCTCTGCTGAACCACATGGCCAGAGAACATTCCTTCAGCATCGGTCTGCCGGACAACATCGTCTACTGCAACCAGTTTCTGGACACTCTGCAGGGCAAATTAGACAA TCTGCAGTGTTTGTACTGTGAGAAAACCTTCAGGGATAAAACCACACTCAAGGATCACATGAGGAAGAAAGCTCACCGCCGCATCAACGCCAACAACCGCGAATACGATCGCTTCTATGTCATCAACTACCTG GAGCTGGGGAAAACCTGGGAGGAAGTGCAGAGCGAGGACGACCGGGAGCTGGTCGACGATGAGGATGA TGATTGGTCGGACTGGCAGGCTCATCCAGTCTCTGCCGTGTGTCTGTTCTGtgatcatcagtcagagacGATGGACCAGATCTACGCACACATGAAG GAAGCTCATGGCTTTGATCTCCACAACCTGAGGACGGAGCTCA ACCTGCGGTTCTACCAGCAGGTCAAACTGGTGAATTTCATCCGGCGGCAGATCCACCAGAGCCGCTGCTACGGCTGCCAGGAGAAGTTCGACTCCAGGGACGACGTCCTCCGTCACATCGTGGCTGAAGGTCATGTGATGAAGCTGCCGGACATGTCGACCTGGAACCAACCACA GTATTACTTCCCCACATACGAGAACGACGCCCTCCTGTGTACGCTCTCCGACAGCGACGACGAAGAAAGCGACGAGACAAATCACAGCGAGGACGTCCCAGTCATCGCAGAGGACATCTCCAACCTCAGAGCGCTAAAACAGAACAGTGTCCTCAACCAGCTGCTACGACGATAG